TTTGCTATCGCGTGAAAGCATGTAAAGAGCCATAATGCTGTATAAATATACAGCAATAAAGGCTAGATACACGGAACACTCCATATATCTTCCTGACTAAAATATGAGAAACTAAAAATTAATAAGGTAAATTAATAGGTTAGTAGATTCGTGGTAGGTATTATCTTGCCGTAAACAATAGTGAGATAAACTAGCCTATTCCGTATTTTGTCCTAGCATTGCTTGTGTTAATCTTAGCTAAAACATTGAATCATAGTTATTAAATTCAATATTTATACGAAAGTTAGCAAGTGATACATAGTCAGGTGATATACGGAACGTTCCATAGAATAAACTGTTATGTTTCATCCAGCATTAAGCCATGGTTAGCAAACCTATGTGTGGATTAAGAAATATTGGTAAAACTGTGTCTACTCGACTACACGGAATTGGCATTACTAATGAAGCTGAATTGAAAAGATTAGGGGCAGAAAAAGCCAAGCTAAGGATTTCAGCAGGCTTGGCGAAGTAATGCGGAGCTGCAGCGACTTCTTCAAGGAGAAATGCAATGAGGTCGTCTCCTAGATCACCTCTTGTTGCTCCTGGGTTCTGGTGGATGCTATCGCTAGCCATTGCCTCGGCCGACCTAGCGTTGAAAAGCGCAATTACGGGTTCGCTCCCGGTCGGCACCGTGATTCCTCTCACCCCGTTCTTCAACCTGGTTCACTTCTGGAATACCGGTGCAGCGTTCAGCTTCCTGGCTGACGC
This Gammaproteobacteria bacterium DNA region includes the following protein-coding sequences:
- a CDS encoding TfoX/Sxy family DNA transformation protein; this translates as MCGLRNIGKTVSTRLHGIGITNEAELKRLGAEKAKLRISAGLAK